A genomic segment from Nitrospira sp. encodes:
- a CDS encoding TPR domain protein, with amino-acid sequence MYRRNIKHILGLLALLIGLFIVYQTWLKPRYFHDPPSPAPPVIVEDTPPASSAPVAPPQIPAATEAKRPRTIDPVSIPVPRHSELLSAIHDELEKHNVALAQMKLEELPSSLLTESATKRHVAILWNNLGILQEKTGGTEVSVKAFKKAVSLDPQNPVAHLNLAHAYWGLRDPALTDEFLKKVMTLVPDEPFPHVALADLLQERDQLTEASKHLVQAKERIKKDPGLQSYLKVVTAKVQRAEKVEEKLSSRNSVHFTVKYDGSDDPATWTTVLDILEEAYREVGQKFNFFPSKPIIVVLHTNNQFQSATGSPSWADGLFDPVLGRIQIPTQGAATDRAWLTRVLRHEFVHALIHEESGTTGGAIPTWLNEGLAMQLAGDPWQELKDVLRGDHNLIPLTALEGSWENLPAEKVGLAYMEATTATHYLIERFGMHKVHEVLVHLKARQTIAAAMQDRLLLSYDHFQQQWAESLGATLAQPKS; translated from the coding sequence ATGTATCGACGCAACATCAAACACATTCTGGGGCTGCTTGCCCTCCTGATCGGCCTCTTCATTGTTTATCAAACCTGGCTGAAGCCCCGCTATTTCCACGATCCGCCGTCTCCCGCCCCGCCGGTGATCGTCGAAGACACGCCCCCTGCATCCTCGGCTCCCGTGGCGCCGCCACAAATACCGGCCGCGACTGAGGCAAAGCGGCCTCGTACGATCGATCCCGTCAGCATTCCGGTCCCGAGACATTCCGAATTGCTCAGTGCCATTCATGACGAGTTGGAGAAACACAATGTCGCCCTGGCGCAGATGAAGCTGGAAGAACTTCCGTCGTCGCTTCTGACGGAATCGGCTACCAAGAGACACGTCGCCATTCTGTGGAATAACCTCGGCATCCTTCAGGAAAAAACCGGTGGAACCGAAGTGTCGGTGAAAGCCTTTAAAAAAGCCGTTTCCCTCGACCCTCAAAACCCGGTGGCCCACCTCAACCTGGCTCATGCCTATTGGGGTCTCCGAGACCCGGCGCTCACCGATGAGTTCCTCAAAAAAGTCATGACCCTGGTCCCGGACGAACCCTTCCCGCACGTAGCCCTTGCGGATCTGCTCCAAGAGCGGGATCAGCTCACAGAGGCCAGCAAACACCTGGTACAGGCGAAGGAACGCATCAAGAAGGACCCCGGCCTTCAATCCTACTTGAAGGTGGTCACTGCGAAGGTGCAGCGCGCCGAGAAGGTCGAAGAGAAACTTTCATCTCGCAACAGCGTCCACTTCACGGTCAAGTATGACGGCAGCGATGATCCCGCGACCTGGACCACGGTTCTCGATATTCTCGAAGAGGCCTATCGAGAGGTCGGCCAGAAGTTCAATTTTTTTCCCTCAAAACCGATCATCGTCGTCCTCCACACGAACAATCAGTTCCAAAGCGCCACCGGGAGTCCCAGTTGGGCCGACGGCCTGTTTGACCCGGTCCTCGGGCGCATCCAAATTCCTACGCAAGGAGCAGCCACTGATCGAGCCTGGTTGACCCGCGTGCTTCGGCACGAGTTCGTCCATGCCCTGATCCATGAGGAATCGGGGACAACCGGCGGAGCTATTCCCACCTGGCTCAACGAAGGGTTGGCCATGCAACTGGCCGGAGATCCCTGGCAGGAACTGAAAGACGTGCTACGGGGAGACCACAACCTGATTCCATTGACGGCTCTGGAGGGGAGCTGGGAGAACCTACCGGCCGAGAAAGTCGGGCTTGCCTACATGGAAGCGACGACCGCCACGCATTATCTGATTGAACGATTCGGCATGCACAAGGTCCATGAAGTGCTCGTCCACCTGAAAGCCCGCCAAACCATCGCCGCAGCCATGCAAGACCGGCTCTTGTTGTCCTACGATCACTTCCAGCAACAATGGGCCGAGAGCCTCGGCGCCACATTGGCCCAACCGAAATCCTGA